DNA from Variovorax sp. PBL-H6:
CCGACGCGCAGCACGCAGCTGCACCTGGACCGCTGCCTCACCTGCCGCAACTGCGAGAGCACCTGCCCGAGCGGCGTGCAGTACGGTCACCTGGTCGACATCGGCCGCAGGATCGTCGACGAGAAGGTGCCGCGGCCTGCGATGGAAGGTGCGCTGCGCTGGACGCTGAAGGAGGCATTGCCTTCACCGCTCTTTGGTCCGGCGATGAAGCTGGGCCAGTCGGTGCGCGGCCTGCTGCCGGCCAAGCTCAGGGCCAAGGTGCCGGTGCCGCAGCCCGCCGGGGCCTGGCCCGCGCGCAGCCATGCGCGCAAGGTGCTGATGCTGGCCGGCTGCGTGCAGCCCTCGATGGCGCCCAACATCAACAGCGCGACCGCGCGCGTGCTCGATGCCGCGGGCATCGAGGCGGTGATTGCGCCGGCCGCGGGGTGTTGCGGCGCAGTGAAGTTCCACCTCAACGACCAGGAAGGCGGCAAGGCGCAGATGCGCGCCAACATCGATGCGTGGTGGCCCTCGGTGGAAGACGGTGCGGTCGAGGCAATCGTGATGAACGCCTCCGGCTGCGGCGTCACCGTGCGCGAGTACGGCCACGTGCTGCGCGACGAGCCGGCCTATGCGCACAAGGCCGAGCGCATCAGCGCACTCACGCGCGATTTGAGCGAACTGCTGCCCGAACTCGTGCCGCTCTTGAAGGACCGCGTGAGCGCGCCGCCCGGTGTCTTCGCCTACCACCCGCCTTGTACGCTGCAGCACGGGCAGAAGCTGCGCGGCGGGGTCGAAGTGAACCTGCGCGCACTCGGTTTCGACATCCAGGTCGCGAAGAACGAGTCGCACCTGTGCTGCGGCTCGGCCGGCACGTACTCGGTGCTGCAGCCCGAGCTGGCCTATGCGCTGCGCGACCGCAAGCTGGGCCACCTCGACCAGCTCCGGCCCACCGCCATCGTCTCGGCCAACATCGGCTGCATCACGCACCTGCAAAGCGGCAGCGGGCTACCGGTGCGGCATTGGGTGGAAGTGCTGGACGAGGCGCTGACGGCGTGACAGCGTTCAATCCAACTTGCCGTTGCATCGCTGCGGTCTTCGGGCACCGATCACGTCGAATCAGCGCACCGGCGTAATCTTGCGGATCGCATTGCCGGAAGTTGCATAAAGGTTGCCGCTGGCGTCCAGCTGCACGTCGTAGGGAGAATCGAACTGCGCCGCGGTCCCGATGCCGTCGGCAGAGCCCCGCGTTCTGGAGCCGGCCAATGTCGTCACAACGCCAGCCGGTGTGATCTTGCGGATCGCGCGGTTGCCCGCGTCCGACACGTAGACATTGCCGGCGCCATCGACTGAGATGCCCGACGGAGTGCTGAATTGCGCATTGGTGCCGGTGCCGTCGGCCGGGCCCAACGTACCCGAACCGGCGAATGTCGTGACGACTCCAGCGGGTGTGATCTTGCGGATCACGTTGCTACTCCAGTCCGTCACGTAGACATTGCCGCCGAGGTCGACTGCGACGCCAACCGGTGTATTGAATCGTGCGGCCGCGCCGGTGCCGTCGGCGAAGCCGGGCGTCGTCGAGCCTGCCAGGGTGGTGACAACGCCGTCCGGCGTGATCTTGCGAATCATGTGGTTGTCGATATCCGCCACGTAGAAGTTGCCGTTTGCATCGACTGCGATGCCCCCCGGATTGTTGAATTGCGCAGCAGCACCGGTGCCGTCGGCCGGGCCTGCTGTTCCGGAGCCCGCGAAGGTGGTGACCACCCCGTCCGGCGTGATCTTGCGAATCTTGTGGTTGTAGTCCGCTACATAGATATCGCCGTTGGCGTCCATTGCGACGCTGTCCGGAAGCCTGAATTGCGCCGCAGCGCCTTTGCCGTCGGCGTCCCCTGGCGCCGTCGATCCGGCGAGGGTAGTGACAACGCCCGCCGGTGTGATCTTCCGGATCTGGTGGTTACTGGTATCTGCCACATACACATTTCCGCTGGCATCCACCGCGAGAGCTTGTGGACCATTGAATGACGCCGCCGCGCCCGTTCCGTCGGCGGAGCCTGCTGCAGTGGAGCCGGCGAACGTCGAGACCTGTGCCTGCGCTTCGACGCATTTCACCTGCACGCTGCTTACATCCGCGGTGGCCGTGCCGCCGCCGTTGCTCACGCTGCAGTTCTGCCACAGAGGCTGCGTGCCCACCGTCACCGCATAAGCGGTATTGAATGCAATGGGCGCAGCAAAGCTGAAGGCGCCATCGGCTGCCAATGTCAGCGCGTCGCCACCGTTGTCGAGCAGGACCAGCTTGGTGTTGCCCGCCAGTCCCGAGAGGGTGCCGCCGATGGCGTAGCTGGGCGTTGGAGGTGTCGGGTCGCCCGCCGCGGGGCTTCCGGATACGCCGGGCTCCGCGGGATCCACGGGGCTTGTGGGGTCCGCGGGCACCTGGGGCGTCGTGGTCGCTGCCGGGGCACTCGGCGTCAAAGCCAGCAGCGCGCATGTCGAACAGCCGCCATCACCGCCGCCGCCGCAGGCCGCGAGAGACAGGCAGAGGACGGCGGAGGCCAGAGGACGAAGAGGTGCAGTGAGGAGGCGCATGTTCGATAGACCTGATGGTTGCTGGCGCCGATGTCGAGCGGACCGACCCCTGTTCATGCCCTGGCGCCGGGATGGACGGCGAGATTCTTGTCGTGAATTCCGGCGTCAAATCTGACGAATATTCGCTAGAGAGGGCGGGGCAAACCCTCGTTCGGCGCTCGTCCCCAGGCGCCTCGCGCCAGCAACGGCGGCCTGATCGCACAGGCGAAGGAGCCATGGTCCGACTCCCTTAGCTCGCGCTGGTGCAGCACCATGGCCTGTTGTTCACCTCGGGAGCAAGATATGCAGAACCTTCGTCTCCATCGGCTGTTCCGCGGCGCGGCCTTCGCATGTGCCTGCGCGGCCGTACCGCTGGCCTCCTACGCGCAGACCATGAACCCGGGCACCGGCACGCCACCCGCCATGAAGGTGCAGGGAAACGCACGCTTCGCATGCGGAGGCATCGGCTCGGACGAATCGGACGCCATGCGCGCCGCGATGAAGGATCACCCCCTCGCGCTCCTGTTCGCGCGCGCCGACGGCGCCTACCTGGCGAACGTGGACGTCACCATCAAGTCCGCCGGTGGCGACACGGCACTGGCGATGCGTGCTTCCGGTCCCGTGTGCCTGGTCGACCTGCCGGCCGGCCGCTACACGGTGGAGGCGGCGACGGAGGGCATGGTCAAGACCCACACCGTCACCGTCGGCCGCGGCTCGCAGACGGCTGACTTCCGTTTCTGAGCGCCAGGCACCTCAGCCCGCCAGCGCCTTTTCGATGTCCCGCTCCATCGAAGCCGGCGTGTCCATCGGCGCGTAGCGTTTCAGCACCCGCCCGTCCTTGCCGACGAGGAACTTGGTGAAGTTCCACTTGATGGCCGTGCTGCCCAGCAGGCCCGGCGCCTCCTTCGTGAGCCACTTGTAGAGCGGCGTCGCGCCGGAGCCGTTGACCTCGATCTTCTCCATCATGGGGAAGCTCACGCCATAGTTCTTCACGCAGAAGGCGCCGATTTCCTCGTTCGTGCCCGGGTCCTGGTTGGCGAACTGGTTGGATGGGAAGCCGAGCACCGCGAGCCCCTGGGCGGCGTACTTCTTGTAGAGCGCCTCCAGGCCCTCGAACTGCGGCGTGAAGCCGCACTTGCTGGCGGTGTTGACGATCAGGAGCACCTGGCCCTTGTACCTGGACAGCGGCACATCGATGCCATCGATCTGCCGGGCTTCGAAGTCGTAGACGCTGGTCATGATGGCGTGTCCTCCAGGATGCGGGAACGCCGATCATCGTCGCGCCCGTTCGTTCGTGCAAACGAGGACCACAAGGCCGCCAGCACGATCAGCGCGCCACCGGCCCAGATGCGGGAATCCAGCGTGGCCGCGCCCAGCGCCACCGACGACACGCTGGCGAACAGCACCTCCGACAGCATGATCACCGCGGTGGCGCTGGCCGCCAGCCGCGCGGCGCCGTACTGCAGGCAGATGTTGGCGAAGACGAAGCCGGCGCCCAGCAGCGCGGCCCAGCCCGCCCATCCTGTCGCCGCCGGCAGTTGCAAGGGCGGCGGTGCGATGGCGCCCAGCGTTGTGCCGGCCGCCGCCGCCAGGCTCGCCACCAGCGCGCAACCGAGGAACATCGCGAGAGCACGCGATTCGCCAGGAGCCGCGCGCAGCTGGCGCAGCACGATGTTGGTCGCCGCGAAGCAGAATCCGGCCGCCACGCCCAGCCAGTCAGGCAGGCTCGAAGGCACGGGCCAGTCGGTTTCCGGTGTCTTGAGCACGACGGCCACGCCGGCCAGCGCGAGCGCCATGCGCGCGAGTGCCGCGGCGCGGGGCCGCTCGCCCAGGAAGATCCAGGCCAGCAGCACGCTCCACAACGGCATCAGGTAGAACAGCAGCACCACCCGCACCACGTCGCCCTGTGTCACCGCCCAGTTGAAGCCCACGTTGGTGAAACCGGCGGCCAACCCCAGGAGCGCCAGTCCCGGCCACGTCGCGAAGGCCTGCCAGGCAGGACGGCGCAGCCATCCCATCGCAAGCGTGATCGACGCATAGATCAGCGCAGTGGCCCACACCGGGTGCAGGCCATGGGCTTCGATCTGGCGGAACGGGAACCAGGACACGCCCCAGACGAAGGCGTTGACGACGAGTG
Protein-coding regions in this window:
- a CDS encoding NHL repeat-containing protein, which encodes MDPAEPGVSGSPAAGDPTPPTPSYAIGGTLSGLAGNTKLVLLDNGGDALTLAADGAFSFAAPIAFNTAYAVTVGTQPLWQNCSVSNGGGTATADVSSVQVKCVEAQAQVSTFAGSTAAGSADGTGAAASFNGPQALAVDASGNVYVADTSNHQIRKITPAGVVTTLAGSTAPGDADGKGAAAQFRLPDSVAMDANGDIYVADYNHKIRKITPDGVVTTFAGSGTAGPADGTGAAAQFNNPGGIAVDANGNFYVADIDNHMIRKITPDGVVTTLAGSTTPGFADGTGAAARFNTPVGVAVDLGGNVYVTDWSSNVIRKITPAGVVTTFAGSGTLGPADGTGTNAQFSTPSGISVDGAGNVYVSDAGNRAIRKITPAGVVTTLAGSRTRGSADGIGTAAQFDSPYDVQLDASGNLYATSGNAIRKITPVR
- a CDS encoding glutathione peroxidase, with protein sequence MTSVYDFEARQIDGIDVPLSRYKGQVLLIVNTASKCGFTPQFEGLEALYKKYAAQGLAVLGFPSNQFANQDPGTNEEIGAFCVKNYGVSFPMMEKIEVNGSGATPLYKWLTKEAPGLLGSTAIKWNFTKFLVGKDGRVLKRYAPMDTPASMERDIEKALAG
- a CDS encoding DMT family transporter codes for the protein MPALALVVNAFVWGVSWFPFRQIEAHGLHPVWATALIYASITLAMGWLRRPAWQAFATWPGLALLGLAAGFTNVGFNWAVTQGDVVRVVLLFYLMPLWSVLLAWIFLGERPRAAALARMALALAGVAVVLKTPETDWPVPSSLPDWLGVAAGFCFAATNIVLRQLRAAPGESRALAMFLGCALVASLAAAAGTTLGAIAPPPLQLPAATGWAGWAALLGAGFVFANICLQYGAARLAASATAVIMLSEVLFASVSSVALGAATLDSRIWAGGALIVLAALWSSFARTNGRDDDRRSRILEDTPS
- the glcF gene encoding glycolate oxidase subunit GlcF, translated to MQTELAPEFQNTADGQEAEAILRKCVHCGFCTATCPTYQLLGDELDGPRGRIYLIKQVLEGKAPTRSTQLHLDRCLTCRNCESTCPSGVQYGHLVDIGRRIVDEKVPRPAMEGALRWTLKEALPSPLFGPAMKLGQSVRGLLPAKLRAKVPVPQPAGAWPARSHARKVLMLAGCVQPSMAPNINSATARVLDAAGIEAVIAPAAGCCGAVKFHLNDQEGGKAQMRANIDAWWPSVEDGAVEAIVMNASGCGVTVREYGHVLRDEPAYAHKAERISALTRDLSELLPELVPLLKDRVSAPPGVFAYHPPCTLQHGQKLRGGVEVNLRALGFDIQVAKNESHLCCGSAGTYSVLQPELAYALRDRKLGHLDQLRPTAIVSANIGCITHLQSGSGLPVRHWVEVLDEALTA
- a CDS encoding carboxypeptidase regulatory-like domain-containing protein, which produces MQNLRLHRLFRGAAFACACAAVPLASYAQTMNPGTGTPPAMKVQGNARFACGGIGSDESDAMRAAMKDHPLALLFARADGAYLANVDVTIKSAGGDTALAMRASGPVCLVDLPAGRYTVEAATEGMVKTHTVTVGRGSQTADFRF